A window of Puniceicoccaceae bacterium contains these coding sequences:
- a CDS encoding TonB-dependent receptor plug domain-containing protein — translation MSIRKVAWFILTQIAFLPICQAANQSNISPHSGSENQRYFLHLPSLEADEAFRLFLEMVDVPLIYAVEDIQGLRLNAIEGQLSAFEAVESLIADTPLSATRDHGTGTIIIRRVSTASEHGASGQLQAGDSKNPEINQMNTKPAKDKKLLTTLFAFLVAVVNPANSQNDSDDGDSDVYDLSPFVIDTSKDSGYTATNTLSGSRLNQSLQNTPASISVLTLEFLEDIGATNINDAISYGLNTDIDIGGGASNVGASTGNGLVGNEYNIQIRGYRNAVATRDYFPTTLASDSFNIERIEVARGPNSMIFGVGGPGGIVNTTVKSAILGNNATHLTLRTGSWSEQRASLDVNRAFLDRKLAVRFNGLLQSADGWKDFARDDQKRGALALTARPLEKTEIRIHTEFGELEQNRVRPWNAVDQISSWVDQGRYFVNFGTPESPWSADDETYAQQRSFAGSPSNGLVNTPPEGQTFERRTAHLGTPTIYLTDGPLANKLVWVGTRGEGKRYYRTSFHNNTAGYNTPQFIDDESIMPRTANPTGPGAVNFTDYHVLHASVDQKIGSNFNINLTAQSIQADRRNQAPMLFAEIAYKLDVTSMLPSFSTDGNFDATEGGPETTGQGVGALNLNSPITNPFVGTPIINYVPTYSLRDDDQEDIRLSASYNLDLGKAGNHMIVGFVSRSTTTQETESFREANVSPDRPDVNYFSGNNYGGRATHIDYFSSDLDQRGVPDPFKNPLSDSVFYGNPQYRFSGGFVRNNWTRGETEIDSAAFAIQSTFLSESLITTLGVRRDEVSIENSGRINDPNGTGEAIGLADSLAPQEESGDTYTVGLVYHLPWVEGLSIYANKSTNFQPQAGAQAFEDESLRAGREIGALKGVGEDIGLKFRLFDGRVHANLGYFSVAQENASTGFDGRFTNYISAIWTTILNGGSETILTDQNDPNGHRAGGRDTRAQSSDGWEFELTANPTDNWRISFNVSKTDNAVSDLGTHLNSYIKKHRSEWEQWRSTPYDTSRSPGFLGNNTVGDLIDGLDNLMAVVKAGEGVTETNIRPWNANLFTAYTFSDGPIRGLTIGGGVKYRGDAVLGVNPATLENPKAEIFKGNSYYLANAMLAYEFEMKGIPVRLQLNVDNLLENNDKQVLASNYNTTTGQLEPFYYFLEPRSYSLSARFSF, via the coding sequence ATGTCGATACGCAAAGTAGCCTGGTTCATTCTCACGCAGATCGCATTCCTGCCCATATGCCAAGCGGCAAATCAGAGCAACATTTCCCCCCATTCAGGCTCCGAAAATCAACGCTACTTCCTTCACTTACCCAGCTTGGAAGCAGACGAGGCTTTTCGACTTTTTCTCGAAATGGTGGATGTTCCACTGATCTATGCCGTCGAAGATATTCAAGGATTGCGGTTGAATGCCATTGAGGGGCAACTCTCAGCATTCGAGGCCGTTGAGTCTCTGATTGCGGACACCCCCCTGTCCGCGACGAGGGACCATGGAACCGGAACCATCATCATCCGGCGCGTGAGCACAGCTTCGGAGCATGGCGCAAGTGGGCAATTGCAGGCGGGAGACAGCAAAAATCCCGAAATAAACCAAATGAATACGAAACCTGCAAAGGACAAAAAACTGCTGACAACGCTGTTTGCATTCCTTGTCGCTGTGGTCAATCCGGCCAATTCGCAAAACGACTCCGATGACGGTGATAGCGATGTCTATGACTTGTCGCCGTTTGTCATTGATACCTCAAAAGACTCCGGCTACACGGCCACCAACACCCTGTCGGGCAGCCGTTTGAATCAATCACTGCAAAATACCCCCGCATCCATCTCGGTGCTGACCCTTGAGTTCCTCGAAGACATCGGGGCGACCAATATCAACGATGCCATCTCCTATGGGTTGAACACCGACATCGACATCGGCGGAGGTGCTTCAAATGTAGGTGCTTCGACGGGAAACGGACTGGTTGGGAATGAATACAACATCCAGATCCGCGGATACCGTAATGCAGTGGCGACCCGTGACTACTTCCCGACCACGCTGGCGTCCGACAGCTTCAATATCGAACGCATTGAGGTTGCACGTGGACCCAATTCCATGATTTTCGGGGTTGGAGGACCCGGAGGCATTGTCAATACCACGGTCAAGTCCGCCATTCTCGGAAACAACGCCACGCATTTGACGCTTCGCACGGGTAGCTGGTCGGAGCAGCGTGCATCGCTCGACGTCAATCGCGCCTTTTTGGACCGCAAGTTGGCAGTACGCTTTAACGGACTGCTGCAATCGGCAGATGGCTGGAAGGATTTTGCGCGGGATGATCAGAAACGCGGAGCGTTGGCATTGACTGCCCGTCCTCTCGAAAAGACTGAAATTCGCATCCATACGGAGTTCGGCGAACTCGAGCAGAACCGCGTACGTCCCTGGAATGCGGTAGACCAGATCTCGAGCTGGGTCGATCAGGGTCGTTATTTTGTCAACTTCGGTACACCGGAATCTCCCTGGTCCGCAGATGATGAAACCTACGCACAACAGCGTTCCTTTGCGGGTTCGCCTTCCAACGGTCTCGTCAACACTCCGCCGGAGGGGCAAACCTTTGAACGTCGCACAGCTCACTTGGGAACTCCGACAATCTACCTCACGGATGGACCGCTTGCAAACAAGCTCGTTTGGGTCGGAACCCGAGGCGAAGGCAAGCGCTACTATCGCACTTCGTTTCACAACAATACTGCAGGCTACAACACGCCGCAGTTCATCGACGATGAGTCAATCATGCCCCGAACTGCGAATCCGACAGGACCCGGTGCCGTGAATTTCACCGACTACCACGTGCTGCATGCTTCTGTGGATCAGAAAATCGGATCAAATTTCAATATCAACCTGACCGCACAATCGATCCAGGCGGACCGCCGAAACCAGGCACCCATGCTCTTTGCCGAGATCGCTTACAAGCTCGATGTGACTTCCATGCTTCCGTCCTTCTCCACGGATGGAAACTTTGACGCTACAGAAGGCGGACCTGAGACGACCGGACAAGGGGTGGGCGCACTCAATCTCAATTCGCCGATCACAAATCCGTTTGTGGGCACTCCCATCATCAATTACGTTCCCACCTATAGCCTGCGGGATGATGATCAGGAAGACATTCGCCTGAGCGCGAGTTATAACCTCGATTTGGGCAAGGCCGGCAATCACATGATTGTGGGTTTCGTGAGCCGTTCAACCACGACTCAGGAAACGGAAAGCTTCCGTGAGGCGAACGTATCACCAGATCGGCCGGATGTGAACTACTTCAGTGGCAACAACTACGGAGGTCGTGCGACGCATATCGATTATTTTTCCTCCGATCTCGATCAGCGCGGAGTGCCAGATCCTTTCAAGAATCCGCTATCTGACAGTGTATTTTATGGAAATCCGCAGTACCGCTTTTCCGGCGGATTTGTGAGAAACAACTGGACCCGAGGAGAAACGGAAATTGATTCTGCAGCATTTGCGATTCAAAGCACCTTCCTGAGTGAATCCCTGATCACCACACTTGGTGTGCGCCGGGATGAAGTCAGCATCGAAAACTCAGGCCGCATCAATGATCCCAACGGAACCGGTGAGGCAATTGGACTTGCAGATTCCTTGGCTCCTCAGGAGGAAAGCGGCGACACCTACACCGTTGGTTTGGTTTACCATTTGCCCTGGGTGGAGGGTTTGAGCATCTATGCCAACAAGTCCACCAACTTCCAGCCACAGGCCGGAGCGCAGGCGTTCGAAGATGAGTCCCTGAGGGCTGGACGTGAAATCGGAGCACTCAAGGGAGTCGGAGAAGACATTGGGTTGAAATTCCGCCTCTTCGACGGAAGGGTCCATGCCAATCTTGGCTATTTTTCGGTGGCTCAGGAAAATGCTTCCACTGGATTTGACGGACGTTTCACGAACTACATCAGTGCGATCTGGACCACCATCCTCAACGGAGGCAGTGAGACGATTCTTACGGATCAGAACGATCCGAATGGTCATCGCGCCGGAGGTCGGGATACGCGTGCGCAGAGTTCGGACGGCTGGGAGTTTGAACTCACTGCCAATCCGACGGACAACTGGCGAATCTCGTTTAACGTCAGCAAGACTGACAATGCTGTGTCGGATCTCGGCACACACCTCAATTCCTACATCAAAAAGCATCGCAGCGAGTGGGAACAGTGGCGCTCCACCCCCTACGATACCAGTCGTTCCCCTGGCTTTTTGGGCAACAACACGGTGGGTGACCTGATTGATGGATTGGACAACCTCATGGCCGTCGTCAAAGCAGGAGAAGGTGTCACGGAAACCAACATTCGTCCCTGGAACGCAAACCTCTTCACTGCCTACACGTTCAGTGATGGACCCATCCGGGGTCTGACCATTGGTGGCGGAGTGAAGTATCGCGGGGATGCGGTGCTCGGGGTGAACCCGGCAACGCTGGAAAATCCGAAGGCCGAGATTTTCAAGGGGAATTCCTACTACCTTGCAAATGCCATGCTGGCCTACGAATTCGAGATGAAGGGCATCCCCGTTCGTCTGCAGCTCAACGTCGACAATCTGCTCGAGAACAACGACAAGCAGGTGCTCGCGTCGAATTACAATACGACAACGGGGCAGTTGGAGCCGTTCTACTACTTCCTCGAGCCTCGCAGCTATTCGCTGAGCGCCCGATTCTCATTCTAA
- the pstB gene encoding phosphate ABC transporter ATP-binding protein PstB, translated as MTQARAQSSPAPVQPETDATAISVNGVDFCYGSTQALFDVQLQIPEHQVTAFIGPSGCGKSTLLRCFNRMNDLIEGAQLTSGTIEIAGHNIYDPQVDVIELRKKVGMVFQKSNPFPKSIYENIAYGLRMQGVKKKSVLDEAVEKSLTGAALWNEVKDRLHTSGTSLSGGQQQRLCIARALAVEPSIMLMDEPCSALDPIATAKVEELIFSLKQQYTIVIVTHSMQQAARVSDNTAFFYLGKLEEYGKTSTLFMNPKNPQTEAYISGRFG; from the coding sequence ATGACCCAAGCACGCGCTCAATCGTCCCCTGCTCCCGTTCAGCCGGAAACGGATGCAACCGCGATTTCCGTCAATGGTGTGGATTTCTGCTATGGATCCACGCAGGCATTGTTTGACGTGCAACTGCAGATCCCAGAACACCAGGTCACCGCATTTATTGGTCCCTCCGGTTGTGGTAAGAGCACATTGCTGCGCTGCTTCAATCGCATGAATGATCTCATCGAAGGTGCGCAACTGACCAGCGGCACCATTGAAATCGCAGGCCATAACATCTACGACCCTCAAGTCGACGTGATCGAGCTGCGCAAGAAGGTTGGCATGGTTTTTCAGAAATCAAATCCCTTCCCCAAAAGCATCTACGAAAACATCGCCTATGGCCTGCGCATGCAGGGTGTGAAAAAAAAGTCCGTTCTGGATGAGGCCGTCGAAAAGAGCCTCACCGGTGCAGCACTCTGGAACGAGGTCAAGGATCGCCTGCACACCAGCGGCACCAGCCTCAGTGGTGGACAGCAGCAGCGCCTGTGCATTGCACGCGCGCTCGCAGTCGAACCGAGCATCATGCTCATGGACGAACCCTGTTCGGCCCTCGACCCCATCGCCACCGCCAAGGTCGAGGAACTCATCTTTTCGCTGAAACAGCAATACACGATCGTGATCGTCACCCACAGCATGCAGCAGGCGGCCCGGGTGTCTGACAACACCGCCTTCTTCTATCTGGGAAAGCTTGAAGAATACGGAAAGACTTCTACGCTCTTCATGAATCCCAAAAACCCGCAGACTGAGGCCTACATCTCCGGGCGTTTCGGCTAA
- a CDS encoding RNA polymerase sigma factor, which translates to MISHRDALQRWLENRFPDAGDIEDLVQESMLRMIQYAKSHDIRNVRAFLFSTARNLALNKIRHTKIENRADADLDLLLQYVPFEQPDPFQQVRKAEEVSILKEAISTLPKRCRMIFTMRKFEGLSHQEIANRMGLSKFTVQNQGLIGMQKCRQHFLRCEQAQLALS; encoded by the coding sequence ATGATCTCGCATCGCGATGCGTTACAGCGATGGCTGGAGAATCGTTTTCCCGATGCGGGGGACATTGAGGATCTTGTACAGGAATCGATGCTGCGGATGATTCAGTATGCAAAGAGTCATGACATCCGCAATGTTCGCGCGTTTCTGTTTTCAACCGCTCGAAATCTTGCACTCAACAAAATCCGGCACACCAAGATCGAGAATCGTGCGGATGCCGATCTGGATTTATTGCTTCAGTACGTCCCTTTTGAGCAACCGGATCCATTTCAACAGGTCCGAAAGGCCGAGGAAGTGTCGATATTGAAAGAGGCAATCAGCACATTACCAAAGCGATGTCGAATGATCTTCACCATGCGCAAGTTTGAGGGACTCTCCCATCAGGAGATTGCAAATCGAATGGGACTTTCGAAGTTTACGGTTCAGAATCAGGGTTTGATTGGCATGCAGAAGTGCCGTCAGCATTTTCTGCGATGCGAGCAGGCGCAGCTCGCACTTTCATGA
- a CDS encoding DUF4097 family beta strand repeat-containing protein, producing the protein MKQLLSQLQLTSAWIAFTSTLITVHADPEDLTFRALQSFGSDKSTLSNDDFWKDFQTRTLEQSFEASPGTKLEMRIEDADVVISSHTEPGIQIRFEHAVKANNAHHAKPFFDSYDVAFESTARGLQLHAKFTHRLREFRSSPSQARFEILVPADYPLAIHLVDGDLAMEHLSGANSIHLVDGKLNARDINGTLQANIVDGDFTLEQMMGTLNVRLTDGDLTATSISAPVQAQVTDGDIHMSWAGSVVEAIQLATTDGDVALEFPSDAAFNLNLVVTDGKAVVGFPVEQRQQKSDSTIVISRINGGGAPVSITTTDGDVRLKARKTN; encoded by the coding sequence ATGAAACAGTTATTATCACAACTCCAGCTCACCTCAGCCTGGATCGCGTTCACCAGCACACTGATAACGGTACACGCCGATCCGGAGGATCTCACGTTCCGTGCGCTCCAATCATTTGGCTCCGACAAATCCACCCTGAGCAATGATGACTTTTGGAAGGATTTTCAAACCCGGACCCTTGAGCAAAGCTTTGAGGCAAGTCCAGGAACTAAGCTGGAAATGAGGATTGAAGACGCCGATGTTGTCATCTCCTCCCACACCGAACCCGGGATCCAGATCCGATTCGAACATGCCGTGAAGGCCAACAACGCCCACCATGCCAAGCCGTTTTTCGACAGCTATGACGTTGCGTTTGAGTCGACGGCACGTGGTTTGCAACTTCATGCGAAGTTCACCCATCGACTCCGGGAATTCCGAAGCAGCCCCTCACAGGCCCGGTTCGAAATCCTCGTGCCAGCCGACTACCCGCTGGCGATTCATCTCGTTGACGGAGATCTCGCAATGGAGCATTTGTCCGGAGCAAACTCCATCCACCTCGTTGATGGCAAGCTCAACGCACGCGACATCAACGGAACTCTGCAGGCAAACATTGTTGACGGTGATTTCACACTGGAGCAGATGATGGGTACTCTCAATGTTCGGCTCACGGATGGCGACCTGACCGCCACTTCAATCAGCGCTCCCGTTCAGGCTCAAGTCACCGATGGGGACATCCACATGAGTTGGGCAGGTTCCGTGGTTGAGGCAATCCAGCTCGCAACCACAGATGGCGATGTCGCCCTTGAATTTCCATCTGATGCGGCATTCAACCTCAATCTCGTGGTGACTGACGGTAAGGCCGTCGTTGGGTTTCCGGTGGAACAACGCCAGCAAAAATCCGACTCCACCATCGTGATCAGCCGAATTAACGGTGGAGGAGCGCCAGTCTCCATCACAACCACAGATGGGGATGTGCGGCTCAAAGCAAGAAAGACGAACTGA
- the pstA gene encoding phosphate ABC transporter permease PstA has translation MQANAIHPFARKETLHSRVERFIAWLLRLATWFVLLCAAAIFGTIIFRGAPVVFQAEAPFVNLDFLTQAPETLHVFELDGEKFELSNTEFRAHFADAETLPATQTYSYSGGGIFPAIMGTILLVAGSMTIALIMGILSAIYLSEYSKPGRFINLIRLSIMNLAGVPSIVFGLFGFGMFVIGLKWNVSLLSGWFTLAFMVLPIIITASEESLRSIPAGFREGSLALGATKWQSIRTNVLPYALPGILTSSILGIARVAGETAPIMFTAAYAIRDTLPWQVERATDFFFQGVMALPYHIYVVSSKIPQNAYTERMQYGTAFVFLIIVFLIAFTSILLRIHIRKRYKW, from the coding sequence ATGCAAGCCAACGCCATCCATCCCTTCGCCCGAAAGGAAACGCTGCACAGCCGCGTGGAGCGTTTCATTGCATGGTTACTACGCCTGGCGACCTGGTTCGTGTTGCTCTGTGCAGCGGCGATCTTTGGTACCATCATTTTTCGCGGAGCACCCGTTGTATTCCAGGCTGAAGCACCCTTTGTGAATCTCGATTTCCTGACTCAAGCCCCGGAAACACTGCATGTGTTTGAACTCGATGGTGAAAAATTCGAACTCTCTAATACCGAATTCCGTGCCCATTTTGCAGATGCGGAGACCCTGCCTGCCACTCAGACTTATTCCTACTCGGGTGGAGGCATTTTCCCGGCGATCATGGGAACCATACTACTCGTTGCGGGTTCCATGACCATTGCACTGATCATGGGCATCCTCAGTGCAATCTACCTCAGCGAGTACAGTAAACCAGGCCGATTTATCAACCTCATCCGACTCTCCATCATGAACTTGGCTGGCGTACCCTCCATCGTCTTCGGACTCTTTGGTTTTGGCATGTTTGTCATCGGCCTGAAATGGAATGTATCCCTGCTCTCGGGCTGGTTCACCCTCGCCTTCATGGTGCTGCCAATCATCATCACCGCCAGCGAAGAAAGCCTGCGCTCAATCCCTGCAGGCTTTCGGGAAGGAAGCCTCGCGCTGGGTGCGACCAAATGGCAGTCCATCCGCACGAACGTGCTGCCCTACGCGTTGCCCGGTATCCTCACCTCTTCCATTCTGGGAATCGCACGGGTGGCTGGTGAGACTGCCCCGATCATGTTCACCGCTGCCTATGCGATCCGGGACACCCTGCCCTGGCAGGTCGAACGCGCAACCGACTTCTTTTTTCAAGGCGTCATGGCGTTGCCCTATCACATTTATGTCGTATCATCCAAGATTCCGCAAAACGCCTACACCGAGCGCATGCAGTATGGGACTGCGTTCGTCTTTCTCATCATTGTCTTTCTGATTGCCTTCACATCGATCCTTTTGCGCATCCACATCCGAAAACGCTACAAATGGTAA
- a CDS encoding FecR domain-containing protein has protein sequence MRKQTSHQSDSDSVLADASAAWFVKLDRGLTPSESKQLQSELKNDPQLAEQIESHRSIQQRVAELPSYFVDDLLGDLSKPRLETPWWRSGVGMAAAAVVMLSLTLSAWLGIRHFQSSADAFEHASLIEATESPITRILSDGSLVRMNTHSTLKIAFSTTERRIDLLNGESHFSVVKDSDRPFSVFVNGVRIQAVGTAFNVKMADRIEVIVTEGTISISEQRAPSMSEDTPVVDDVVDNPVSEEFFDAGSRVEIVNRTGTRPLELAVFKADGEEIDERLQWRKSLLTLEGETLLEISQSFEQKTGCRMIIIDNRLHEFKIGGRFPSDDVMSFLRILETAYHIPSKQIEPGVYIVGDESAPAEN, from the coding sequence ATGCGTAAACAGACTTCCCATCAATCTGATTCTGACTCCGTTCTGGCGGATGCGAGTGCCGCATGGTTTGTGAAGCTTGATCGTGGTCTGACTCCGTCGGAATCGAAGCAACTGCAATCAGAGCTTAAAAACGATCCGCAGTTGGCCGAGCAGATCGAATCGCATCGCAGCATTCAACAACGGGTCGCAGAGCTGCCATCCTATTTTGTCGATGACCTGCTGGGTGACCTGTCTAAACCCAGGTTGGAAACCCCGTGGTGGCGTTCAGGCGTGGGTATGGCGGCAGCCGCAGTGGTGATGCTTTCACTGACCCTCTCCGCATGGTTGGGCATCCGGCATTTTCAGTCATCTGCGGACGCGTTTGAGCATGCCAGTCTGATCGAGGCAACCGAGAGTCCTATTACACGGATCTTGTCAGACGGTTCGCTCGTGCGCATGAATACGCATTCGACGCTCAAGATCGCATTTTCGACGACGGAACGTCGCATCGATCTGCTCAACGGCGAATCCCATTTCAGTGTGGTGAAGGATTCGGATCGGCCCTTTTCGGTTTTTGTGAATGGTGTGCGAATCCAGGCCGTGGGCACTGCGTTCAACGTGAAAATGGCAGACCGCATCGAAGTGATCGTCACCGAAGGAACGATTTCCATCTCTGAGCAGCGGGCACCGTCGATGTCGGAAGACACGCCTGTAGTTGATGACGTTGTAGATAACCCGGTATCAGAAGAGTTCTTCGATGCTGGCAGTCGGGTCGAAATTGTCAATCGAACGGGGACACGTCCTCTGGAGCTGGCTGTTTTCAAAGCCGATGGCGAGGAAATCGACGAACGTCTGCAGTGGCGAAAGTCACTTCTGACTCTGGAGGGGGAGACCCTGCTTGAGATTTCGCAGAGCTTTGAACAGAAAACCGGATGCCGAATGATCATCATCGACAATAGACTCCATGAATTCAAAATCGGAGGCCGTTTCCCGAGTGATGATGTGATGAGTTTTCTCCGCATCCTCGAAACGGCCTATCACATTCCCTCAAAACAGATTGAGCCGGGAGTGTATATTGTGGGTGACGAATCGGCGCCTGCGGAAAACTGA
- a CDS encoding RNA polymerase sigma factor gives MQSVRTGTLQAMNTLFTRHRYPLLSYFRNMGVRSDDAEDLVQEVFWRMLRYRESFQNHHSFRAWMFQIARNSLRDAQKKRPPLHLDSTGDDPTDAISSDPRETATHQSDVEHLRIALDTLPESKREILVLARFQHFTHLELANVLGCSEGAAKVRLHRALNALRQSYTQQLHTSISNR, from the coding sequence ATGCAATCTGTTCGCACCGGAACACTTCAGGCCATGAACACCTTGTTTACCCGCCATCGATATCCGCTGCTCAGTTACTTCCGCAACATGGGTGTGAGGTCGGACGATGCGGAGGATCTCGTGCAGGAGGTGTTCTGGAGGATGTTGCGCTATCGGGAAAGCTTCCAGAATCATCACAGCTTTCGAGCCTGGATGTTTCAAATTGCCCGAAATTCACTGCGTGACGCGCAGAAGAAGCGACCACCCCTGCACTTGGATTCAACCGGGGATGATCCTACCGACGCGATCTCTTCCGACCCTCGGGAAACGGCAACACACCAGTCGGATGTCGAGCACCTGCGCATCGCTCTGGATACGCTACCAGAGTCCAAAAGGGAAATCCTCGTTCTCGCGCGCTTTCAACACTTCACCCACCTGGAACTTGCAAACGTGCTCGGCTGCAGTGAAGGGGCCGCAAAGGTTCGCCTGCACCGAGCGCTGAATGCGCTCAGACAATCCTACACACAACAACTTCACACATCCATTTCAAACCGATGA
- a CDS encoding RNA polymerase sigma factor, with the protein MSPQQKADWFEVEVRPNEYALRAYLRNSLPEGVEVDDVVQETFFRVMKIQNAATIHNARSLLFSIARNITRDHLRKKYTSRISPLRENEDSCDFPSDADAFIEQLEVSDEVELMKSAITQLPEKCRIIFLLRNYHHLPHKEIAKRLNVSVKTVETQLTIGFKKCRKFLENVGVTRP; encoded by the coding sequence ATGTCTCCCCAACAAAAAGCTGACTGGTTCGAAGTCGAAGTACGACCGAATGAATACGCGTTGAGAGCGTATTTGAGAAATAGCTTGCCTGAAGGAGTAGAAGTGGACGATGTGGTTCAGGAAACATTTTTTCGGGTGATGAAGATTCAGAATGCAGCAACGATCCACAATGCTCGCAGCCTGCTTTTCAGCATTGCGCGGAACATCACACGCGATCATTTGCGAAAAAAATATACATCCCGCATTTCTCCTTTACGGGAAAACGAAGACTCGTGCGACTTCCCTAGTGATGCAGATGCATTCATCGAGCAGCTTGAAGTGTCCGATGAGGTCGAATTGATGAAATCGGCGATCACGCAGCTGCCCGAGAAATGCAGAATCATCTTCCTGCTCAGAAATTATCACCACCTACCTCACAAAGAAATTGCAAAAAGATTGAATGTATCGGTGAAAACAGTGGAAACTCAGCTGACCATTGGATTCAAGAAGTGCCGCAAATTCCTGGAAAATGTGGGCGTAACCCGACCCTGA
- the phoU gene encoding phosphate signaling complex protein PhoU — protein sequence MKRFFDVELDTFRAHISRMLTLTHQQTRLAVEGLLERDKAKCQRVLEIEKEVDQLEIEVDAEAVRYLNLRAPIASELRLIMAGSRMSHEFERIGDEAKKIAKRALRTETLHPEPFVEGVRAMYELIDSVFDGLHRMFSEIDASDGTLLMRKDAEIDRINKNLQNLLMEAIEQHDLALKAGFDLVSVSRSLERIGDHTQNLVENMVFLVTGADIREE from the coding sequence ATGAAGCGATTTTTCGACGTCGAACTCGACACCTTCCGCGCTCACATCTCGCGCATGCTGACACTGACGCATCAACAGACCCGTCTTGCCGTGGAAGGACTGCTCGAGCGGGATAAGGCCAAATGCCAGCGTGTGCTCGAAATCGAAAAAGAGGTGGACCAGCTCGAAATTGAAGTGGACGCCGAGGCCGTTCGCTACCTCAACCTTCGCGCTCCCATTGCATCTGAGCTGCGCCTGATCATGGCGGGTTCCCGCATGAGTCACGAGTTTGAACGCATTGGTGATGAGGCCAAAAAAATCGCAAAACGTGCCCTGCGCACGGAAACCCTGCATCCCGAACCTTTTGTTGAAGGGGTGAGAGCGATGTATGAATTGATCGATAGCGTCTTCGACGGCCTGCACCGCATGTTTTCCGAAATTGATGCATCCGATGGCACCCTCCTCATGCGCAAGGATGCAGAAATTGATCGCATCAACAAAAACCTGCAAAACCTGCTCATGGAAGCCATCGAACAACACGATCTTGCGCTCAAGGCTGGGTTTGACCTGGTTTCCGTATCGCGCTCACTCGAGCGCATCGGTGATCACACACAAAATCTGGTGGAAAACATGGTCTTTCTGGTCACCGGTGCCGATATCCGGGAGGAGTAG